Proteins co-encoded in one Conger conger chromosome 4, fConCon1.1, whole genome shotgun sequence genomic window:
- the commd2 gene encoding COMM domain-containing protein 2, with amino-acid sequence MLLVLTDEHKEHLGFLPQVDSAVVGEFGRIAVEFMKKGSNPKIYEGAARKLNVPVETVQHGVEGLMYLLTESSKLMIAEVDFQDSVLVLGFSEELNNLLLQLYLDNRKVIRNILQELAPSLPHYHNLEWRLDVQLASRALRQQVKPVVTLKLHLETEGTQSARVLQTDPATLLHVIQELERALAEVKTTHCRRILRNIK; translated from the exons ATGTTGTTAGTATTAACCGATGAGCACAAAGAACACCTGGGATTTCTACCCCAGGTGGACTCTGCGG TGGTGGGTGAATTTGGACGAATAGCGGTGGAATTCATGAAGAAAGGCTCAAACCCTAAAATTTACGAGGGGGCAGCGA GAAAGTTAAATGTGCCAGTTGAAACCGTTCAGCACGGAGTGGAGGGCTTGATGTATCTCCTCACGGAGAGCTCCAAGCTCATG ATCGCCGAGGTAGATTTCCAGGACTCCGTGCTGGTGTTGGGCTTCTCTGAAGAGCTGAACAACCTGCTCCTCCAGCTGTACCTGGACAACCGGAAAGTGATCCGGAACATTCTGCAGGAGCTGGCCCCATCCCTGCCACACTACCATAACCTGGAGTGGAGGCTGGATGTGCAG CTGGCCAGCCGGGCCCTGCGGCAGCAGGTGAAGCCGGTGGTGACCCTGAAGCTGCACTTGGAGACGGAGGGGACGCAGAGCGCCCGCGTGCTGCAGACCGACCCCGCCACCCTGCTGCACGTCATCCAGGAGCTGGAGCGTGCGCTGGCCGAGGTCAAGACTACCCACTGCCGCAGAATCCTGCGCAACATCAAGTAG